From Thermoleophilum album:
CCGAGCGCTCGCGCCCGCTTCAGCAGCCACCTGCACTCCGCGACCCGGGTGTAGCCACCGCATTACGTGGAACACGCAGGCCGGTCAGCACCCGCTCCTGGAGGGCGAACATCTCGCCGTCGTCGGTTTCGTGGTCGTAGCCGCAGAGGTGGAGGACGCCGTGAACGGTGCACTCCACGAGGTCCTCGCACTCCGGCGGACAGAGAACCACGTCGCCGAGCTCGCGCGGCCCGGCCGTCGGGCCGCTGCCGTCGACAGGGAAGGAAAGCACGTCGGTCGCCTTGTCGCGCCCTCTGTGAGAGCGGTTGAGAGCGCGCATGCGCTCGCGATCGACGAGCGTTATCGCCAGGTGACCGTCGCCGACACCGGCCGCCTCGAGCGCCGCCTGCGCCGCGGCGCGCAAACGTTCGGCGAGCTCGCCGTCGGCGGCGAAAACCTCGATCTCGGTGCGGCAGCTCATCGGCGCTCGATCGATCGCGCCGGCGGCGGCGAGCCCTCGCCGACGCGCGGCTGCTCGCGCCTTCCCTGCCCGACGCCGTCGCGGCGGCGGTCGCGACGCTCGCCGGCTGCCCTTGCCGAGCTTCGCTCGTTCTGCTGCGCGTAACGGTTGTAGGCAGCGACGATGCGCTGCACGAGCTTGTGCCGGACGACGTCCTCGTCGCCGAAGCGCACGAACTCGATGCCCTCGATGCCGTCGAGGATCTCGCCGACGACGACAAGCCCCGACGGCTGGTCTTGCGGCAGGTCGATCTGGGTCACGTCACCGGTCACCACCATCCGCGATCCGAAGCCAAGGCGGGTCAGGAACATCTTCATCTGCTCGGGCGTCGTGTTCTGCGCTTCGTCGAGTATCACGAAGGCGTCGTTCAGCGTCCGCCCGCGCATGTAGGCGAGCGGCGCCACCTCGATCACTCCGCGATCGAGCAACTGGCTCACACGCTCGGGGTCCAGCATGTCGTAGAGAGCGTCGAAAAGCGGCCGCAGATAGGGATCGACCTTGGCCATCACGTCGCCCGGCAAGAAACCGAGCCGCTCGCCGGCTTCGACCGCCGGCCGCGTGAGCACGATGCGGCTGACTTCACGGCGAGTCAGCGCCGCGACCGCCATCGCCACGGCCAGGAACGACTTCCCGGTACCGGCGGGGCCGATCCCGATCGTGATCGTCGCGCGCCGGATCGCGTCGACGTAGCGCTTTTGGTTGAGGGTCTTGGGGGCGATCCGCGTGCCGCGGTGTTGCCAGATCACGTCCTCGAGGACCCGCTGCGGGTCCTCGCGCGCGTCGAGCGCGCGTGTCACCGCCTCGACCGTTCCCGGCGCGATCTCGTGGCCGCGCTCGACCAGCTGCTCGATCTCGCGAACCACGCTTTCCCCCGCGGCTACATCCGCCTGGCTGCCGCTGAGCGTGAGCACGTTGCCGCGCAAATGAACCCGGCAGTCGAGTTGCCGCTCGAGCGCGCGGATGACGGCGTCTCCGGCACCAGCGATTTCGCGAGCAACGTCGTTCGACAGCTCGAGTCGAGCGCGAACCACTTCGCTTCGCGCCGAGCTACGCAGCGAGCCGCTCCTTGACGAGCCGGCTGACCTCGGCACCGTCGGCACGGCCACGAACTCGTGGCATCACAGCGGCCATCACCTTGCCGACGTCGCGCGGCTCGCTCGCCCCGGTTTCGGCGATCGCCTCGTCGACGATCCGCGCCAGCTCCTCGGTCGCTAGCGGCTGCGGGAGGTAACCGTCGATGAGCTCCGCCTCGGCTCGTTCGGCTCGAGCGCGCTCGCTGTCGCCGGCGCGCTCGTACGCTTCGGCCGCCTCGAGCCGTCGCTTGCGCTCGCGGCGCAGAATCTCGACTTCGTCGACGGTGCGTCCGCGCGCGTCCTTGTGCGCGTTCTGGAGAGCGTTGGCAAGCATCCGCAACGCCTGCGCGCGCTCACGCTCGCCCGCCTTGAGCGCGGCGCGAACGTCGTTTTGGATCTGTGCGAGCAAAGCCACTCAGGCAAGTGTAGGCGCGGACGTAGACTCGGCCGACCGTGTCTGCTGGTCTAGCCATGTTCACGGCGGGCGCGCTGCTCGCTGCAGGTGTCGCCGCCACGCTGCTCGCCGGTCGGCTGCGTGTACCGGGCCTCGTGCTGTTCCTGGCGTTGGGGATGTTGATCGGCTCCGACGGCCTCGGCTGGATCGACTTCGGTCACAGCCGCGCCGACGTCGAGCTGACGCGCACGCTCGGGGTGATCGCGCTCGCGCTCATCCTCTTCGAGGGCGGCCTTGCTGCCGGCTGGGGCGAGATCCGGCCGGTGCTCGGCCCGGGGCTCGCGCTGGCGACCGTCGGCACCTTCGTCACCGTGGCCGTCACCGGACTCGCCGCGCACCTGCTTCTGGGCGTCGATCTGTTGCACGGTCTGCTTTTGGGATCGGTGGTGGCGACGACCGACACCGCCGCGGTGTTCTCGGTGCTGCGTGGTTCGAGCCTGCGCCGCCGCCTGGCGCGCACGCTCGAAGCCGAGGCCGGCTTCAACGATCCGTTGGCGATCCTGCTCGTGATCGGCTTCACGCAGTGGATCGTCACGCCCGGCTACGGCACCGGCGACATGGTGGCGCTGCTCGCACGCCAGCTCGCTGTCGGCGGGGTGGTCGGTCTCATCGTCGGCGTCGCTGCGGTGTCGGCGCTGAGCAAGCTGCGGCTCGCGTCGCTCGGCTTGTACCCGGTGGGGTCGATGGCGACGTGCGGTCTCGCCTTCGGCGCCGCCGACCTTTTGCACGGGTCGGGTTTCCTGTCCGTGTACCTCGCCGGCCTCGCCTTGGGCACAGCTTCGATACCGGCGAAAAGGACGATCGAGGCGTTCCATGCCGGGGTCGCGTGGGTGTCGCAGATCGCCTTGTTCCTGTTGCTCGGGCTGCTCGTGTTCCCCAGCCAGCTCGGCCCGGTGGCGCGGGACGCGTTGCTGTTGACTGCCGTGCTCGTTCTGGTCGCACGGCCGTTGGCGACGTTCGTTTGCACGCTGCCCGCGCGCTACTCGCCGCGCGAGGGGCTGCTTCTCGGCTGGGCCGGTCTGCGCGGAGCGCTGCCGGTGGTGTTCGCCACGTTCCCGGTTCTCGAGGGCGTCGCCGGTGCCGGCCGCTTCTTCAACATTGTGTTCTTCGCCGTGCTCGTGTCGGCGTTGGTGCAGGGCGTGACGTTCGAGCCGCTGGCGCGCGCGCTCGGCTTGACGAGCCGCGAGCCGGCACGGCCGCGACCGCTGGTCGAGGTTGGCACGATCCGGCGTCTCGGCGCGGAGGTCCTCGAGTTCCCGGTCGCACCCGAGGACGCCGCCGTCGGCCGGTTGGTGCGCGAGCTCGGCCTACCGCGCGACGCCCTGGTGAGCGTGATCGTGCGCGGCGACCAGGCGCTCCTGCCGCGCGGGTCGACCGAGATCGCCGCCGGCGACAGGCTGCACATCCTCGTCCGCCGCGACCACCGGCGGGTGGTGGAGGAGCTGTTCGAGCGCTGGCGGCGGGGACCGGTGGGCGATCCGGCGCCCCCGCCGCGCGCGCCGCTGTTAGGTCGCGCCGCGATCTTTTCCGTCAAACCGTGGCAGCCCGAGTGGGGCGACCCGGGCGCCCCCGAGATGGTCGACGGCATCCCGGTGGCGCGAGTGCTGCGCACACGCCACAGCGCGCCCGGTGCGCTCGTGCAGTTGGCAGACGGCCGCTTGGCCGCCACCGGCGAGGGGCTGGTCGCCGTGGGAGGCCCACGGCAGCTCTTGCGCTACGCCCGCGAGCGCATCCGTCAAGCGGCGGACGAACAGTCCCGCTCCTGGTGGCAAGAGGTCGCCGGCGTGGCCTCGCAGAGCGCGGTGATATGACCTTCGCGCGCCACCGGAAGCGAGGCTCCCACAGCGACCGCGCAGCGCAGTTGCGCTCCGGTCGTTGGAGCTAGCAGCCTGCGCCTCTCGTCTACCCAGGCTTTACGAGCGTGCGGGCGCGAAGAGGCACGCTCGCCACTCCTCCTCGCGGCGCTGCGCTACGGGCCGATGGCGAGCGAAGGCGGCTACTATCGCCTGCTCCTCGCTGGCGATGAAACCGCTCGCGACGACCCAGGCGTCGTCCGCCACCCGCGTCGCCAGCTGCCGCAGCACCGGTCCCGTCAGGTTCGCCATGTACAGGGCGGCGGGCGGCAGCTCGTCGCGCAGCACGTCGCGCCTCTCGACCGCGGCGAGCGCGAGCGCGTTGGCGCGTGCGTTGGCGCGTGTCGCCGCCACCGCCGCCTCGTCCCAGTCGCAGGCCGACACGACAGTGAAACCAAGCGCGCTGGCGACGAGCGCCAAAACCCCCGATCCGCAGCCGAGATCCCACAGCGGAGCGCCGCGCAGCTCGGGGCGCTCGTCGGCGAGCGCCACCAGCAGCTCGATCGCGAGCCGCGTCGACGCGTGGGCGCCGGTACCGAACGCCCTGCCCGGATCGATGACGATGTCGGCACGCACACCCTTGGGCGCGGAGCACCACGGTGGCCGCACGTGCACGCCAGCGACCGTCACGGGGCGGTGGAAGCGCCGCCAGCGATCTGCCCAGTCGACAGGCACCGGTTGCGAACGCACGCTGACGCGCACGCCAGCGAGCTCGGCTTCGTTCGCCCCGCCGAGCTCCGGCAGCTCGCCCGGCGCTCCGTAGAGAGCGAACTCCACGCTGTCGCCGCGGTCGAGCTCCTCGAACCCGTGGGGAGCCAGCTCGATCAGCGCCGCTAGCACACGCTCCCGCTCGCTGCGGGGCGCCGTGAAGCTGAGGCGCACAAGCTCACTCACCGCAAGCCCGCGCTTACCGCAGGACGCGCCGTAGCCGCTCGACGATCCCGAGGTGGCCGCCGCCCGCCTCGCCAGCGCGCTGCCGGACGCCGTTGGCCTCTCCCCCGCCCAGTTCCGAGCGCAAGCTCTCGAGCAGTTCCCGCGCCTTGCCGTCGGTGGCGGCTGGGATCTCGACGTCGACGACCACGCGCAGATCTCCCCGACCGCGACCACCGATGCGGGGCATCCCGAGGCCACGCAAAGTGACCACCGTCCCCGGCTGGGTGCCGGGCGGCAGCTCGATCGCGCGCTCGCCGCCATCGACCGTGGGCACCGTGACGGTGGTACCGAGCGCCGCGTCGACCATCGGAATGCGCACCGCGGTGACGAGATCGGGGCCGTCGCGCAGGAAGCGCTCGTCCTCGCGCACGCGCACGAGCAGATACAGATCGCCGGGTGGCGCCCCGCCAGGACCCGCGTGCCCGCGCCCGCTCAAGCGGATCCGCTGGCCGTCGGCGATGCCGGCCGGCACACCCACCTCCAGCTTGCGGCGCGTCTCGACAAGCCCGCTGCCGCCACAACGCTGACAGCGGCGGGCCGGCACGAGCCCGGCGCCACCACAGGCAGAACACGTCTCGCTGCGGACGACCCGGCCGAACGGTGTGCTGACGACTTGCCGCAGCTGCCCGGCCCCGCCGCAACGCCCACAAGCGATCATGCCGCTGCCCGCTTCAGCCCCCGAACCGCCGCACTGCTCGCAGACGTCGACGGCGTCGTACTCGACATCGACGCTGCCGCCGCGCGCGGCGAGCGCGAGGTCGACCTCGACTTCGAGCTCGATGTCGTCTCCGGGCGTGCGACCGGCGGTGCCCTGCCCGCCGAAGAAGGCGCTGAACGGGTCGCTGCCGAAGAACGCTTCGAAGATGTCGCCGAAGGAGCTGAAGGAGCGCGCCGTCGCCTGGAACCCCCGCTGCTCGAGCCCCGCCCAGCCGTAGCGATCGTAGATCGCGCGGCGCTCGGGGTCGGAGAGAACCTCGTACGCCTCGGCCAGCTGCTTGAACTTCTCTTCCGCTTGCGGGTCGTCCTTGTTGACGTCGGGGTGAAGCTCGCGCGCGCGGCGCCTGAAGGCGCGCTTGATCTCGCGCTCGTCGGCGTCGCGCGGGACGCCGAGCAGCTCGTAGGCGTCGGGTTTGCTCACCGCTCGTAAACCTCGGTCACGAACCGCGACAGCTCACGGGCGGTCGCGCGCACCGCGGTGATCGCGCGCGGGTAGTCCATGCGCAGCGGACCGACCACCGAAACAGTGCCGAGGTTGCGCAGCGGTGTCCCGTAGTTGGCCGCGACGAGCGACAGCGAGCGCATCTCGCGCGCCGGGTTCTCGCTGCCGATACGCAGATAGACATTGGGCTCGTCGAGCCAGCGGCGCAGCAAGCCGAGCAACAGCACCCGCCGTTCGAGCACCGACAGCAGGTCGGCGATCTGCGACAGCTCGGGCAAGCGGTGCTCGGCCAGAAGCCGGTGGGCGCCCTCCATGAACAGGTTGCTTTGGGCGGTCTCCTCGAGATCGGTGAACACCGCGCCGATCTCGCGCAGGAAAGCGCGCTCGTGCTCGCCGAGCGCTTCGTCGTCGAGTTTTTTGCGCACCATCCGCGCCCCGACCTCGAGCCCGCGCAACGTTTCGTTGAGGTAGCTCTCGGCCCACTCGACGAGACCGCGATCGACCGGGCCCGGGAAGCTGAAGACCCGCTTGGTGACACCGCCCGTCGAGGTGATCACCACCACCATCACGACCTGCGGTTGCAGCGGCAGGACTTCGATGCGGCGGATCGTGGTGGTCTCGATCGGCGGCGCGGTGACCAGCGCCAGCAGGTTCGTCACCTGGGACAGCTGCGCAGTCGCCTCGCGCATCGCCTGCTCGAGCTCGCGCCGAACCGCTGGCAGCGAGATCTTCGCAAGCTGCTGCGCGGGCAGCGCTCCGCGCTCGAGTACGTCGTCGACATAGGCGCGGTAGCCGCGCTCGGTGGGCACGCGCCCGGCCGACGTGTGGGGGTGGTGGAGCAGCCCCACTCGTTCGAGCCGGTGGAGCTCGGCGCGGACCGTCGACGGCCCCCACGGGACGTCGCTCTGGGCGGCGATCCACTTCGAGGGGACCGGCTCGCCGCACGCAAGGTGGCGCTCCACGACCTTGCGCAGAATCAACCGCTGACGCTCGCTGAGCTCCGGCACCTCCTTACCTTGCCGCCCGGTGGCAACAGCGGCGCTCGGCGGCGAACGCCGCTCGTCCGGCGATCGATGCTCGAGGAGCGCCCTCACGCCCCAATTGTGCAACGCGGACGGACGCCGCCGGTCACGACCTTGTCGTGCGCGGCCGCGGCCGCCCGCAAGCTCGCGGCGCCGTCAGGACGGAAGCTCGATCTCGGCGACGGCGTTGCGGACGATCTGCTTGCCGTCCTGCTCGGCTACGAGATCGATTACGGCACGGCCCTCTGCCACCTCGCGGACGCTGCCGCTGACCACGATCTCCTTCTCGGGAAGACCCATCCCCCGGAACTGCACCGAGAGGCGCTTGAGACGGCGCGGATCGTCCCCCGCTGCCTGTTCGACCGCGCGCGCGACCTGAGCCATCGTCCACAAGCCGTGAAGGATGTTGCCGGGCAGCCCGACGTTGCGAGCGAACTCTGGGTCGATGTGGATCGGGTTGAAGTCGCCCGAGGCGCCCGCGTAACGGTGCGGCAGGTAGCGGTCGGGCGTGACGCGCAGCTCCTGGATCTTCTCGCCAGCCTGCAGAGCCATCTACGAAACCCCCCGCACGATGTTGGTCCAGAGGCCGCGCACGACCTCCTCGCCATTCTGGTTGACCGAGCGCGTCTCGAAGACATAGAAGCCCATCCCGCCGCGCTCGTAGATCTCCTTGCAGGTGGTCGTCGTGGTGATGACATCGCCGGAGCACACCGGCTCGCCCCACACGAACTCCTGACCACCGTGCACCATCATCGCGAAGTTCATCCCGACCTCGGGGTCGAGGATCGCCGGGGCGACCGCTCCCGCACTGAACACCACGCAGAACATCGGCGGCGCGACGATGTCGCGAAAGCCCGCCTCGCGGGCCTTGGCGCGGTCGAAGTAGATCGGGTTGGTTTCGCCGACTGCCTGCGCGTACTCGCGGATCTTTTCCTTGCCGACCTCGTACTCGTACGGGTCCCAGGTTTTGCCTACGGCCTTGGTGTCGACCGGCATCTTCCCTCCGACTGTCCGTCAGGTTGCGGCGCGGCAGTGTATTGGAGCTCGCGCCGGAGCGCAGCGCCAAGCCGCGAGCACGACGGGCACGCTGCCGTGGGGCGCTAGGCGGCGTCGCGCAGTGCCTGCGCTTCGGCGAGCGAGGCGAGCTTGCGCAAGGTCTGCTCTTCTAGGCGCCGCACTCGTTCGCGCGGCATGCGCAGGACGCGAGCGACCTGGTCGACGGTGCGCGGCTCCTGGCCGCCGAGCCCGAACCGCAACTCGATCACGCGGCGCTCGCGGTAGCTCAGGTTGGCGAGCAGCGCCGCGAGGCGCTCGCGCAGCACCGTCCGCGCGGCGGCCTCGAGCGGCGAGGTGGCGCGCTCGTCGGGGATCAGCTCGCCGAACTGCGCCGAGTCGCTTTCGTCGCCGACCGGCTTGTCGAGCGACACGAGCGGCTGCGACGCCCGCAAAAGGAGCTCCGCCTCGGCCAGCTCGACGCCGGCTTCGGCGGCAATCTCCTCAATCGTCGGTTCGCGGTTGCCAGCCGCCTCGAGCTTGCGTCGCGCGCCGTCGAGACGCTTGAGGACGTTGTCGACGTGAATGGGGATGCGGATCGTGCGTCCCTTGTCGGCGATCGCTCGCGCAATCGCCTGGCGGATCCACCACGTGGCGTAGGTCGAGAACTTGTAGCCGCGGCGCCAATCGAACTTCTCGACGGCGCGCACGAGGCCGATGCAGCCCTCCTGGATCAGGTCGAGGAAGGGCAGGCCTTGGTTGCGGTGGCGCTTGGCGATCGAGACGACGAGGCGGATGTTGGCGCGGATCATGTGGTCCTTGGCGGCGAGATCGCCGCGCTCGATCCGCTTCGCAAGGGCCACTTCCTGCTCGGCAGTGAGCAGAGGCGTTTTGGCGATCTCGTCGAGGAAGCGCTGCAGCGAGTCGACGGTTGCGGGCTCCTCGGCCGGAAGGGTGCGCAGCGCACTCGCGAGCGCGCTAGCTCCCTCGCCGCTCGTCTCGCTATCGGCAGCTTGGTCGGCACCCGCCGCGGAGCCGATCAGAGCATCGAGCTCGTCGAGACCGCTGTCGAAATCGCCGAGCTCCGCGGCCAGCTCTTCGCCGCCCTCCCCCTCCTCGTGATCGTCGACCAGCGCCAGCTCGCGCAGATGGGTTTCGCTGACGTCGGTGATCTGTTCGCGAACGCTCACGGGCGCGACGTTAAGAGTCGGCCCTAAGCGCTACCTAAACGCCCGCCGCGCCCTGGGCGCGCCAGGCGCGCGGCACGTCAATCGGAGCGTCCGTCGCCCGACAGTTCGAGCACGGCAAGGAACGCCTCCTGCGGCAGCTCGACACGCCCGACCTGTTTCATCCGCTTCTTGCCCCGCTTCTGGCGCTCGAGCAGCTTGCGCTTGCGCGTCACGTCGCCCCCGTAGCACTTGGCGGTCACGTCTTTGCGTAGCGGTTTCACGGTTTCGCGCGCGATCACCTTCGAGCCGATCGCCGCCTGGATCGCGACCTCGAACTGTTGGCGCGGGATGCGCTCGCGCAGGCGTTCGCAGATCAGGCGCCCAGAGGGGTACGCCTTGTCCTTGTGGACGATCATCGAGAGCGCGTCGACGCGGTCGCCGGCGAGCAGCACGTCGAGCTTGACGAGATCCCCGGGACGCGGCTCGAGCAGCTCGTAGTCGAGCGAGGCGTACCCGCGCGTGCGCGACTTGAGCTGGTCGAAGAAGTCGAGCACGATCTCGGCGAGCGGCAGGTCGTAGCGCAGCTGGACGCGCTCCGGCGAGAGGTAGTTCATGTCGACGTGAACGCCGCGGCGCTCCTGGCAGAGCTCCATGACGGCGCCGACGTGCTCGCGCGGACAGACGATCGTGGCGCGCACATAGGGCTCGCGGATCTCGGCGATGCGGGCGCGATCAGGCATCTCGGCGGGCGAGCGCACGGTCACGACACTGCCGTCGGTGAGCTCGACCTCGTACGCGACGTTGGGCGTGGTGGCGAGGAGCTCGAGGTCGTACTCGCGCTCGAGCCGCTCGCGCACGATGTCCATGTGCAGAAGGCCGAGGAAGCCGCAGCGGAAACCGAAGCCGAGGGCCTCGCTGGTCTCGGGCTCGTACTGCAGGGCGGCGTCGTTCAGCGCCAGCTTGTCGAGCGCGTCACGCAGGTCCTCGAACCGGTCGGATTCCACCGGGAACAACCCGCAGAACACCATCGGCTTGACCTCGCGGTAGCCGGGGAGCGGCTCGCTGGCGGGACGGCGGCGGCTCGTCAACGTGTCGCCGACGCGCATCCTCTGCACATCCTTGACGCCCGTGATCACGTAGCCGACCTCGCCGGCGACGAGACGCTCGGCGGGCTGCATCTCGGGACGCATGAAGCCGATCTCGGTGATCTCGGCCTCGGTCTGCGTCTGCATCGCGAGGATCGGCTCGCCGCGCGCGAGCTCGCCCTCGACCACCCGCACGTAGGCGACTACCCCACGGTACTGGTCGTACTGCGAGTCGAAGACGAGCGCCCGCGCCGGCAGCGATCGGTCGCCTGTGGGCGGCGGGATGCGCGCGACCAGCGCTTCCAGCAGATCGTCGACGCCCTGGCCCGTCTTGGCCGATACGCGAACCACCTGGTCGGGGTCGTCGCCGAGCAGGTCGGCGAGCTCCTGGGCGACACGGTCGGGCTCGGCGCCGGGAAGGTCGATCTTGTTGACAACCGGGATCAGTTCCAGGCCGGCGTCGATGGCGAGATAGGTGTTGGCGAGCGTTTGCGCCTCGATGCCCTGGGAGGCGTCGACCACCAGCAGCGCGCCCTCGCAAGCCGCGAGCGAGCGCGACACCTCGTAGCTGAAGTCGACGTGCCCCGGCGTGTCGATGAAGTGGAGGTGGTATGTCTCGCCGTCGCGGGCGCGGTAGTCGCAGCGCACCGCCTGCGCCTTGATCGTGATTCCCCGTTCGCGCTCAAGCTCCATCGAGTCGAGGAGCTGGGGGCGCGCGTTGCGGGGGTCGACGGCACCGCAGCGTTCGAGGATGCGATCGGCGAGCGTCGACTTGCCGTGGTCGATGTGGGCGATGATCGAGAAGTTGCGGATGTTGCGTGCAGCCTCGGCCAAGGCGCCGTGAGTATGCCCGCGCGGCGCGCGAGCGCGCCACCTCGCGACGGCGAGGGTTGCGATGTTCAGCCTGTGCGCCGCAAAAGCGCCCAGACCCGGTCGATCTCGCGCACGCCGAGCAGCCGGCAGAGAGCCAGGTAGACGATCCCCCCGGCGCCGCATGCCGCCACCACAGCGACCGCTTGCGCCCACACCGCTCGCCCGATCAGCGCGTCGAGCTCGCTCCAGACGAGCCAGGAGCAGAGGGCAAGCGCCGTGGCGCTTGCGACCATCCGCGTCGCGGCGGCGGCGGTGCGCCAGCCCTCGATGCCGGCAAGCTCGCGCCGCAACACCGCGCCCTGCCAGAGGCACATGACAATCGTGCCGGCGACCGTGCCGAGCACGATCCCGGCGATGCCGAACGGCCGGTGGAGCGCCGCTGCGACAGCGGCGTTGACGGCCAGGTTCGCCAACGAGAGGGCGGTGGTCAACCAGGGCCGCTGAAGGCTGAAAAAGGTGCGCGAGAACAAGAGGCTCACGCCCTGCGCCGGCAGCGACAGTGACCACCACACCATCGCCGTCGAGACGAGCTCTGTCGCCTCGGCGTCGAAGGAACCGCGCTGGTAGACGAGGCGGGTGATCGGCTCCGCGAGCACCGCCATCAAAACAGCGCTCGGTATCAGCAGCAAAAGCACCTGCCGGACGCCCTCGCCGAGCCAGGCGCGCAAGCGCTCGCGGTCACCACGGGCGGCGAGGCGCGAGAGCGTCGGGAAGAGGATCGTCGCGATCGAGATCGAGAACAGGCCCTGGGGGAGCTGGTAGATGCGGAACGCCTTGTCGATCGCGGCCGGCACCGCGTCGGAGACGAGGGTGCCGAACAGCGAGTCGATCAAGAGCGACAGGTTGATCAGCCCGAGCGCCACCGTTACCGGCAGCATCAGTTTGAGGACCCGCCACACGTAGGGGTCGCGGAAGGCGAAGGCGAAGCCGAGTCGGCCGCCGCGCCCCCGCAGCCACGGCAGCGGTAAGAGCAGCTGCACGATCGTGCCGGCGAGGATGCCGATCGCGTAGGCGTAGATGCGGTCGTCGGCCGGCAGCGCCGGCGTGAGCGCGACAAGCGCAGCGATGATCACCGCGTTCCAGGCGACGGGCGCAAGCGCAGGAACGGCGAAGTGGTCGAATGCGTTGAGGATGCCGACAACGAGACCAGTGAGCGCCAGCAGCAGGACGATCGGGAAGAGCAGACGGGCAAGCGTCACGGTCAGATCGGCGAGCGCCGGGTCGTTCGCGAAGCCGGGCGCGAACAGCGCCATCACCGGCCTCGCGAAGACCACGAACAGCACCGTCAGCAGGCCGAGCACGACAACGATCAGGGCCGCGAGCGTCGACGCGACACGGAATGCGCGCCGGCGCTCGCCGCGCTCCAGAAGCTCCGTGAAGACGGGCACGAAGGCGCCCTGCAGGGCCGAGTCAGCGAACAGCGCGCGCACGAGGTTCGGCACTTGGAAGGCGATCGTGAAGGCCGACATCGCGCCGCTGACGCCGTAGAGGCTCGCAGCGATCACCTCGCGCACAAGCCCCAGCACGCGCGACAGACCCGTGGCGACCGAGAAGAAGAGGGTGGAGCGCACCACGCGCCGGGCGTGGCTGCGGTCGGTGGCGTCACGCCCTGCTGGGCGGGTGCCGGTCGCTGGCTCCGTTTCGGCAGGTGGCTGTCCACCGACGCCGTCGCGCTGCTCTTGTTTTGGTCGCGCTCGGTCCACTTCGATCGCTTCTCTGCCGAGCCCCGCCCGGTCGCGGGGCGCTCGCGCCGCGCTACACTACGCGCCCGCTGCGCGGTCGGGCTCCCGCCGGGGTTCCTCCGCCGCGATCGAGCGCCGCACGGGCTTGGCGTCCTGTCGGGTTCTCGGTCGCGAGGTGTCGGCTTTCGCACCGGCTGCGCGCGCGAACTAGCTCCACCAGATTCATGGCCAACATCGCGTCGCAAAAAAAACGGATCCAGCGCTCGGAGCGCGAGCGCCGAGAGAACCGCTTCCGCATCTCGCAGGTGCGGACCTGGTTCCGCC
This genomic window contains:
- the murJ gene encoding murein biosynthesis integral membrane protein MurJ → MDRARPKQEQRDGVGGQPPAETEPATGTRPAGRDATDRSHARRVVRSTLFFSVATGLSRVLGLVREVIAASLYGVSGAMSAFTIAFQVPNLVRALFADSALQGAFVPVFTELLERGERRRAFRVASTLAALIVVVLGLLTVLFVVFARPVMALFAPGFANDPALADLTVTLARLLFPIVLLLALTGLVVGILNAFDHFAVPALAPVAWNAVIIAALVALTPALPADDRIYAYAIGILAGTIVQLLLPLPWLRGRGGRLGFAFAFRDPYVWRVLKLMLPVTVALGLINLSLLIDSLFGTLVSDAVPAAIDKAFRIYQLPQGLFSISIATILFPTLSRLAARGDRERLRAWLGEGVRQVLLLLIPSAVLMAVLAEPITRLVYQRGSFDAEATELVSTAMVWWSLSLPAQGVSLLFSRTFFSLQRPWLTTALSLANLAVNAAVAAALHRPFGIAGIVLGTVAGTIVMCLWQGAVLRRELAGIEGWRTAAAATRMVASATALALCSWLVWSELDALIGRAVWAQAVAVVAACGAGGIVYLALCRLLGVREIDRVWALLRRTG
- a CDS encoding sigma-70 family RNA polymerase sigma factor gives rise to the protein MSVREQITDVSETHLRELALVDDHEEGEGGEELAAELGDFDSGLDELDALIGSAAGADQAADSETSGEGASALASALRTLPAEEPATVDSLQRFLDEIAKTPLLTAEQEVALAKRIERGDLAAKDHMIRANIRLVVSIAKRHRNQGLPFLDLIQEGCIGLVRAVEKFDWRRGYKFSTYATWWIRQAIARAIADKGRTIRIPIHVDNVLKRLDGARRKLEAAGNREPTIEEIAAEAGVELAEAELLLRASQPLVSLDKPVGDESDSAQFGELIPDERATSPLEAAARTVLRERLAALLANLSYRERRVIELRFGLGGQEPRTVDQVARVLRMPRERVRRLEEQTLRKLASLAEAQALRDAA
- a CDS encoding MaoC family dehydratase N-terminal domain-containing protein gives rise to the protein MPVDTKAVGKTWDPYEYEVGKEKIREYAQAVGETNPIYFDRAKAREAGFRDIVAPPMFCVVFSAGAVAPAILDPEVGMNFAMMVHGGQEFVWGEPVCSGDVITTTTTCKEIYERGGMGFYVFETRSVNQNGEEVVRGLWTNIVRGVS
- the lepA gene encoding translation elongation factor 4, yielding MAEAARNIRNFSIIAHIDHGKSTLADRILERCGAVDPRNARPQLLDSMELERERGITIKAQAVRCDYRARDGETYHLHFIDTPGHVDFSYEVSRSLAACEGALLVVDASQGIEAQTLANTYLAIDAGLELIPVVNKIDLPGAEPDRVAQELADLLGDDPDQVVRVSAKTGQGVDDLLEALVARIPPPTGDRSLPARALVFDSQYDQYRGVVAYVRVVEGELARGEPILAMQTQTEAEITEIGFMRPEMQPAERLVAGEVGYVITGVKDVQRMRVGDTLTSRRRPASEPLPGYREVKPMVFCGLFPVESDRFEDLRDALDKLALNDAALQYEPETSEALGFGFRCGFLGLLHMDIVRERLEREYDLELLATTPNVAYEVELTDGSVVTVRSPAEMPDRARIAEIREPYVRATIVCPREHVGAVMELCQERRGVHVDMNYLSPERVQLRYDLPLAEIVLDFFDQLKSRTRGYASLDYELLEPRPGDLVKLDVLLAGDRVDALSMIVHKDKAYPSGRLICERLRERIPRQQFEVAIQAAIGSKVIARETVKPLRKDVTAKCYGGDVTRKRKLLERQKRGKKRMKQVGRVELPQEAFLAVLELSGDGRSD